A window of Ictidomys tridecemlineatus isolate mIctTri1 chromosome 15, mIctTri1.hap1, whole genome shotgun sequence contains these coding sequences:
- the LOC101960460 gene encoding LOW QUALITY PROTEIN: vomeronasal type-2 receptor 26 (The sequence of the model RefSeq protein was modified relative to this genomic sequence to represent the inferred CDS: inserted 12 bases in 10 codons; substituted 6 bases at 6 genomic stop codons), protein MPVAGLGALACDPSSRELSLEEAVPSHPGHLSKTLPQMLRAWTSPALPCCCPEEAIPGPVLVSWNVHVPVLCPTPRSRFLPVASHKHGLLSLSVSLWGYWVAQGFVFAIKEINRSVHLLPNLTLGFSTRNSGDSVHGAPLETLSFLTGQEEPIPNYACGLSLPRGAVXGDTRSVLTVSVARLLGLCKSPRVSCSSTLPILSDKTQFPSFLRTLASDLTSSYAVTQLVLHFRWTWVDIPAQDDDSGQQASSLAAQEPSQAGVCIEAQLXVPSQRSLEKSCTAAVVLVFLSHSNFLPISQGLLGLWVSGHAGVSKGTLHLAMALNVPXVSQVLQGSYGLTFHSRRVPGLPEFLAHLHPSRTPEAMFIQRFWEDTFGCTWPHKNGTVARVVRLCSGNESLRSQEYSFWKVSKVDITYTAVYSIAHALQDLVACEPWDGTCVDSGHFLPWQLLHRLRKVRFQTRDGTEMMCDAHGDLVSKSDILQGQKTPEGXFRLVHRGEMDPXSGSRMTVHLQEGLQVTAWGPGXXSWNAETSVPSSDCSRNWLQVQPDPPQGAPHCCFQGSPCXEGQFADHTDVKQCLKCPXDRCVPRTETFLTXRTPGTHAGRAAVLLAGLAVLVLGVFLRHQDTPTVRANNRALSXVLLASLVLCALCPLXTAVTCLLRQTTFAVVFTVALSSVLAKTPTVAPAFRVTRPGSRARVCLGRRASSSVVPIASLTQAALCGVWLGTSPPFPDRDLDSEPSLIVLRCQEGSGIAVTSLLGXSGLLGGDTFSVAFLARGPPDAFSEAQFLTFSMLLLCRVWTAFLPPCRSAQGKSTXAVETFSILASTSGLLGNXFIPKCHVILLRPEQNTLAWLRQGHXAQRERQGQVPRRRCSRRPAPAASRTLFTEDTRVACLGLIISVRIQRLNGQERSEAHRPGADDCWN, encoded by the exons ATGCCTGTGGCGGGGTTGGGGGCGCTCGCCTGTGACCCCAGCAGCCGGGAGCTGAGTCTGGAGGAGGCAGTTCCCAGCCATCCCGGGCAcctgagcaagaccctgcctcaaa TGCTCCGGGCTTGGAcctctcctgccctgccctgctgcTGTCCTGAGGAGGCCATCCCGGGGCCTGTGCTGGTTTCCTGGAATGTGCATGTCCCTGTCCTCTGCCCTACGCCCAGGAGCCGCTTCCTGCCTGTGGCCAGCCATAAACATGGACTTCTTTCCCTCAGTGTGTCCCTGTGGGGCTACTGGGTGGCCCAGGGCTTTGTTTTTGCCATCAAGGAGATCAACAGGAGCGTCCACCTGCTGCCCAACCTGACCCTGGGCTTCTCCACCCGCAACTCTGGGGACTCGGTGCACGGAGCCCCGTTGGAGACGCTGAGCTTTCTCACGGGACAGGAGGAGCCCATCCCCAACTATGCCTGTGGACTCAGCCTGCCCCGGGGGGCCG GTGGGGATACGCGGTCAGTCCTGACGGTCTCCGTGGCCAGGCTGCTGGGGCTCTGCAAGTCTCCCCGG GTCAGTTGTTCATCCACACTGCCCATCCTCAGCGACAAGACCCAGTTCCCATCCTTCCTTCGGACCCTGGCCAGTGACCTCACGTCCTCCTACGCGGTGACCCAGCTGGTGCTCCACTTTCGATGGACCTGGGTGGACATTCCGGCCCAGGATGATGACTCTGGGCAGCAGGCCAGCTCTCTGGCTGCCCAGGAGCCGAGCCAGGCTGGCGTCTGCATTGAGGCCCAGCTCTAGGTCCCTTCCCAGCGGTCCCTGGAGAAGAGCTGCACCGCCGCGGTGGTTCTGGTTTTCCTGAGCCACTCAAATTTCCTGCCCATCTCGCAGGGGCTGCTGGGTCTTTGGGTCTCGGGCCACGCCGGGGTCAGCAAGGGCACTCTGCACCTGGCCATGGCCCTCAATGTGC GCGTCTCCCAGGTCTTGCAGGGCTCCTACGGCCTCACGTTTCACAGCCGCCGGGTGCCTGGCCTCCCCGAGTTCTTGGCTCACCTGCACCCCAGCCGGACCCCAGAGGCCATGTTCATACAGAGGTTCTGGGAGGACACTTTTGGGTGCACGTGGCCCCACAAGAATGGCACAGTGGCAAGGGTTGTCCGGCTCTGCTCAGGGAACGAAAGTCTGCGAAGCCAGGAGTATTCTTTCTGGAAAGTGAGCAAAGTGGACATCACATACACGGCCGTCTACAGCATCGCCCACGCCCTGCAGGACCTGGTGGCCTGCGAGCCCTGGGATGGGACGTGTGTAGACTCTGGGCACTTCCTGCCCTGGCAG ctTCTCCATCGCCTCAGGAAGGTGCGCTTCCAGACCCGGGATGGGACCGAGATGATGTGTGATGCCCACGGGGACTTGGTTTCAAAATCTGACATTCTGCAAGGGCAGAAGACCCCTGAGGGCTGATTCCGCTTGGTCCACAGAGGTGAGATGGACC CTTCGGGGAGCAGAATGACAGTCCACCTGCAGGAGGGTCTCCAGGTGACTGCCTGGGGACCTGGATGATGATCCTGGAAT GCAGAGACATCG GTGCCCAGCTCCGACTGCAGCAGGAATTGGCTCCAGGTTCAGCCAGACCCCCCACAGGGAGCCCCTCATTGCTGTTTCCAGGGCAGCCCCT CTGAGGGCCAGTTTGCAGACCACACAG ACGTGAAGCAGTGTCTTAAGTGCC GAGACCGCTGTGTGCCCAGGACAGAGACCTTCCTGACTTGACGGACCCCTGGGACTCATGCTGGCCGTGCAGCAGTCCTGCTGGCTGGCCTGGCAGTGCTGGTCCTTGGGGTGTTCCTGAGGCACCAGGACACACCCACGGTCAGGGCCAACAACAGAGCCCTCAGCTAGGTGCTGCTGGCCTCCTTGGTGCTCTGTGCCCTGTGTCCCTT CACCGCTGTCACCTGCCTCCTCCGCCAGACCACCTTTGCTGTTGTGTTCACTGTGGCTCTTTCCTCCGTCCTGGCCAAGACCCCTACTGTGGCCCCAGCCTTCAGAGTCACCAGGCCGGGGTCCAGGGCCCGGGTGTGCCTAGGACGCCGTGCCTCCTCCTCAGTGGTCCCCATTGCCTCCCTAACACAGGCTGCTCTctgtggggtgtggctgggcacCTCCCCACCATTCCCAGACAGGGACTTGGACTCTGAGCCCAGTCTCATCGTCCTCCGGTGCCAGGAGGGCTCCGGCATCGCCGTCACCTCTCTGCTGG TCTCTGGCCTCCTCGGGGGGGACACCTTCTCTGTGGCCTTCCTGGCTAGGGGTCCGCCTGATGCCTTCAGTGAGGCCCAGTTCCTGACCTTCAGCATGCTGCTGCTCTGCAGGGTCTGGACAGCCTTCCTGCCCCCGTGCCGCAGTGCCCAGGGCAAGTCCA GTGCGGTGGAGACCTTCTCCATCCTGGCCTCCACTTCAGGGCTTCTGGGGAA CTTCATCCCCAAGTGCCACGTCATCTTGCTGAGGCCTGAGCAGAACACCCTGGCCTGGCTGAGGCAAGGAC GGGCTCAGCGGGAAAGGCAGGGCCAGGTGCCCCGGAGGAGGTGTTCCCGCAGGCCAGCCCCCGCAGCCTCTAGAACCCTCTTCACTGAAGACACCAGGGTGGCATGTCTGGGGCTCATCATTTCTGTGAGGATCCAGAGACTTAATGGTCAAGAGAGAAGTGAGGCACACAGGCCAGGTGCTGATGACTGTTGGAATTAG